The following coding sequences are from one Nicotiana tabacum cultivar K326 chromosome 1, ASM71507v2, whole genome shotgun sequence window:
- the LOC142162823 gene encoding uncharacterized protein LOC142162823 codes for MRQSIKIAMLINNEVEYEAMIAGLELAKGLGAEVIEAKCDSLLVVSQVNGSYEAREDRMQRYLDKIQVTLRRFKEWTLIHVPREQNSEVDALANLGSSAEEEDLLPRAMVQLIKSVVEEGHAEINFTILIWDWRNRYTAYLKDEKLPADPKESRALRTRAAWFSLDENGALYKRMFDGPLAVCLGPGDTDYVL; via the coding sequence ATGCGACAATCTATAAAAATTGCAATGCTAATTAACAACGAagtcgagtatgaggctatgattgcaggtttggaGTTGGCCAAGGGCTTGGGGGCTGAGGTCATCGAGGCAAAATGCGATTCGCTTCTCGTGGTAAGTCAGGTAAACGGGAGCTACGAAGCCCGGGAAGACAGAATGCAGAGGTACCTGGATAAGATCCAAGTCACCTTGCGccgcttcaaggaatggacctTAATCCATGTACCCCGAGAGCAGAACAGCGAGGTCGATGCCCTGGCGAACTTGGGATCGTCCGCCGAGGAGGAAGACCTACTCCCCAGGGCTATGGTCCAGTTAATCAAGTCTGTGGTTGAGGAAGGTCACGCGGAAATCAACTTCACCATCCTGatatgggattggagaaacagaTACACCGCTTATCTGAAGGACGAGAAACTACCCGCTGACCCAAAAGAATCAAGAGCCTTACGAACCAGAGCTGCCTGGTTCTCGCTCGACGAAAATGGGGCCCTGTACAAGAGAATGTTCGATGGCCCCCTAGCAGTATGTCTAGGACCAGGTGACACGGATTATGTGCTTTGA